Within Aliivibrio fischeri, the genomic segment ATCCAAGAACGAGCTGCTGATAAATAAAAGCTACGCTTGCTGTTATCACGAGTACGAACATTATCTCGTCCCCAACGACGAGCTTCGTTAACGTTATTACCTTCATGTCCAAAACGTTGTGAACCAAAGTAATTAGGAACACCAGTCAATTTTACTTTTTCTAGACGCGCTAACACATCTTCAATATCGGTGACTTCCGTTGCGATAACTTGAAACTGATTACCTTGTAAATCACCAGGACGTAACTTTTTGTTATGGCGAGTAACTTCTAAGATCTCAACACCTGGATGTGTAGCTTCAAATTTAGCAAAGTTTAATTCATCACTGTTAGCAACTTGAACACTTAGCCATTGCTCAGTCACGGCATGGCGATCTTTCAACCCAGCCCAACTAACATTTTTAGATTTAACACCACAGAATTTTGCCAATTCATTAGCAACATATTTGGTATTTTCACCCGTTTTACGGATTTTAACCATTAAGTGTTCACCGCTACCAGTGAACTCAAAACCTAAGATCTCTTTTACAATAAAGTGCTCAGGAAGTTGTTTTAATTTACCTGTTGCTACTGGCTTTCCGTATAACCACGAAAAATTAGACATGATGTCTGACATAAATCTATCTCTTAAGATGCTTTAACTAACAGCACTACTGCTTCACAAGCAATGCCTTCTTTTCTACCGGTAAAACCCAAACGCTCAGAAGTCGTGGCTTTTACATTAACGTTATCTAGCTCTGTTTCTAAATCTTCTGCGATTGCATTACACATCGCTTGAATATGAGGAGCCATTTTAGGCGCTTGAGCAATGATAGTGACATCAGCATTTCCCAATGCAAAACCTTTCTCTTT encodes:
- the truD gene encoding tRNA pseudouridine(13) synthase TruD; this encodes MSDIMSNFSWLYGKPVATGKLKQLPEHFIVKEILGFEFTGSGEHLMVKIRKTGENTKYVANELAKFCGVKSKNVSWAGLKDRHAVTEQWLSVQVANSDELNFAKFEATHPGVEILEVTRHNKKLRPGDLQGNQFQVIATEVTDIEDVLARLEKVKLTGVPNYFGSQRFGHEGNNVNEARRWGRDNVRTRDNSKRSFYLSAARSWIFNHIVSQRITEGYFSQPVDGDILLDRNDRIVNENVTSEESIQNGELSITAALAGDNQLPTTGTALTLEQPHLDAEPDLMALIRGNRMRHERRAIELHPENLTWSAEGDTLTLNFSLTSGSFATVIVRELLQEIEVERTYSSND